The following coding sequences are from one Musa acuminata AAA Group cultivar baxijiao chromosome BXJ1-6, Cavendish_Baxijiao_AAA, whole genome shotgun sequence window:
- the LOC135677546 gene encoding uncharacterized protein LOC135677546 produces MGNCIKLQKPVTWVDDDDDFWESMEHNKKDHGEVFVAPVKEKGGCGRSTEVRIKISKKQLEELLRQDDGNGLPLRQVLAGLVSMHEPGKLHDQETHWRPRLQSIPEMPE; encoded by the coding sequence atggggaacTGTATCAAGTTGCAGAAGCCGGTTACATGggtcgacgacgacgatgacttcTGGGAATCCATGGAGCATAACAAGAAGGATCATGGCGAAGTTTTCGTGGCGCCTGTCAAGGAGAAAGGAGGCTGCGGGCGTTCGACCGAGGTGAGGATCAAGATCAGCAAGAAGCAGCTGGAGGAGCTGCTGCGACAGGACGACGGCAATGGCTTGCCGCTTCGACAAGTTCTTGCGGGCCTCGTAAGTATGCACGAGCCTGGGAAGCTCCATGACCAAGAGACGCATTGGAGGCCGAGGCTACAGAGCATACCTGAGATGCCCGAGTGA